From the Microbacterium thalassium genome, one window contains:
- a CDS encoding cytochrome b/b6 domain-containing protein, protein MATYTATVRQGLPRTPGGSAWPPAGEAPIEVAEQVGTTAEDPAVAVAAAPEVSVAATPVAAAPVAEQPQPVAAPAVAPVAASAVAIRRGLPRTPGGEPWPPADFAAGGAPAVAPASPAAQPAAAAPPAIAETPQPADAPVAAAAAPAAAVPVAAASAIAVRRGLPRTPGGDAWPPADFAAAAAPAPAETAAAAPVPAETAAAVVAAEPTVATVAPAAEVVPAEDYSTPLPFTRTVWAGETAFTRPAPKPEPQRVGPFTKGQWAGAVIIGGAGLLFAAGMVVVAVQWLLSLEFMQEFLADYPGEYHLPESAPVGFPAWLGWQHFFNVFLMVLIIRSGLTIRTEKRPTAFWSPRNNPKRKISLTIWFHQSLDLLWVINGVAFVVLLFVSGQWMRIVPTSWEVFPNALSAALQYVSLDWPTENGWVNYNSLQQLAYFATVFLAAPLAAITGVRMGGLWPKNAKTLNKVYPVEWARTVHFPVMLYFVLFIFVHVVLVLATGALRNLNHMYGAQDADNWVGFWIFVASLVVIAAAWVAARPLVLAPIARLFGKVSGR, encoded by the coding sequence ATGGCGACGTACACGGCGACGGTCCGGCAGGGCCTGCCCCGCACGCCCGGCGGCTCCGCCTGGCCTCCCGCCGGCGAAGCCCCGATCGAGGTGGCCGAGCAGGTCGGGACGACCGCCGAGGATCCTGCGGTCGCGGTCGCGGCCGCCCCTGAGGTGTCGGTCGCCGCGACGCCGGTGGCCGCCGCCCCCGTCGCCGAGCAGCCCCAGCCCGTCGCCGCGCCCGCCGTCGCGCCGGTCGCCGCATCCGCCGTCGCCATCCGCCGTGGCCTTCCGCGAACGCCGGGTGGCGAGCCGTGGCCGCCCGCCGATTTCGCCGCCGGAGGTGCGCCCGCGGTCGCTCCCGCGAGCCCCGCTGCGCAACCCGCCGCCGCGGCGCCGCCGGCGATCGCCGAGACTCCTCAGCCTGCCGATGCGCCGGTCGCGGCCGCCGCCGCACCCGCCGCCGCCGTCCCGGTCGCGGCCGCATCCGCCATCGCGGTCCGGCGAGGCCTGCCGCGTACGCCGGGTGGCGACGCCTGGCCGCCCGCCGACTTCGCGGCGGCCGCCGCCCCGGCCCCGGCCGAGACGGCCGCCGCCGCGCCGGTCCCTGCGGAGACGGCTGCCGCGGTCGTTGCCGCGGAGCCCACGGTCGCCACCGTCGCACCCGCCGCCGAGGTCGTTCCGGCCGAGGACTACTCGACGCCGCTGCCGTTCACCCGCACCGTGTGGGCGGGCGAGACCGCGTTCACGCGCCCGGCGCCGAAGCCCGAGCCGCAGCGCGTCGGCCCCTTCACGAAGGGGCAGTGGGCGGGAGCCGTCATCATCGGCGGCGCGGGCCTGCTGTTCGCGGCCGGCATGGTCGTCGTCGCGGTCCAGTGGCTGCTGAGCCTCGAGTTCATGCAGGAGTTCCTCGCCGACTACCCGGGCGAGTACCACCTGCCCGAGAGCGCACCGGTCGGGTTCCCGGCCTGGCTGGGGTGGCAGCACTTCTTCAATGTGTTCCTGATGGTCCTCATCATCCGGTCGGGTCTGACGATCCGCACCGAGAAGCGGCCGACCGCGTTCTGGTCGCCGCGGAACAACCCCAAGCGCAAGATCAGCCTGACGATCTGGTTCCACCAGTCCCTGGACCTGCTGTGGGTCATCAACGGCGTCGCGTTCGTGGTGCTGCTGTTCGTGTCGGGCCAGTGGATGCGGATCGTCCCCACCTCGTGGGAGGTGTTCCCCAACGCCCTGTCGGCGGCACTGCAGTACGTGTCGCTGGACTGGCCGACCGAGAACGGCTGGGTCAACTACAACTCCCTCCAGCAGCTCGCCTACTTCGCGACCGTGTTCCTCGCGGCGCCGCTCGCGGCGATCACGGGTGTGCGGATGGGCGGGCTGTGGCCGAAGAACGCCAAGACCCTCAACAAGGTCTATCCGGTGGAGTGGGCGCGCACCGTGCACTTCCCGGTGATGCTGTACTTCGTGCTGTTCATCTTCGTGCACGTCGTGCTGGTCCTCGCCACCGGGGCGCTGCGGAACCTGAACCACATGTACGGCGCGCAGGACGCCGACAACTGGGTTGGCTTCTGGATCTTCGTCGCCTCCCTCGTCGTCATCGCCGCCGCGTGGGTCGCCGCCCGGCCCCTCGTGCTCGCCCCCATCGCCCGACTGTTCGGCAAGGTCTCCGGGCGCTGA
- a CDS encoding LLM class flavin-dependent oxidoreductase has product MALSRISLVIPPVGLWREQARWYQWAEDVGYDVVYTYDHLTHATAPGMWLGEAFSTLTAAAAVTDRVKLGTLVASAVFRSPVALARAAMTVQDISGGRLVLGLGMGAPSCAVADHGERPELRDMSRRFADVVRGYRAVLDGATEWQGETLSFGGLETLPAPDGVAAPEFLVAAHGPRALALAARYADTWNTYGGPAGRELDGDEFWQLLAQQASVFDEQCERYDRDPADVSRSVMIGFGKVRLTSDVGSYLDTVERAEAGGFDELIVYGPDSPSGMGSDPRVHEQALARLR; this is encoded by the coding sequence ATGGCACTGAGCCGGATCAGCCTCGTCATCCCGCCCGTCGGGCTGTGGCGCGAGCAGGCCCGCTGGTACCAGTGGGCCGAGGATGTCGGCTACGACGTCGTCTACACCTACGACCACCTCACGCACGCGACCGCGCCGGGGATGTGGCTCGGGGAGGCCTTCTCGACCCTGACCGCCGCCGCGGCGGTGACCGATCGGGTCAAGCTCGGCACGCTCGTCGCGTCGGCCGTCTTCCGCAGTCCCGTCGCCCTGGCGCGCGCGGCGATGACCGTGCAGGACATCAGCGGCGGGCGCCTCGTGCTGGGGCTCGGCATGGGCGCGCCGTCGTGCGCGGTCGCCGACCACGGCGAGCGCCCGGAGCTGCGCGACATGTCGCGGCGGTTCGCCGACGTCGTGCGCGGCTACCGTGCGGTGCTCGACGGCGCGACCGAGTGGCAGGGCGAGACGCTGTCGTTCGGCGGGCTCGAGACGCTGCCGGCTCCGGACGGCGTCGCGGCCCCCGAGTTCCTGGTCGCCGCGCACGGACCGCGCGCGCTGGCCCTGGCCGCCCGCTACGCCGACACGTGGAACACGTACGGCGGCCCCGCCGGGCGCGAGCTCGACGGGGACGAGTTCTGGCAGCTGCTCGCGCAGCAGGCATCCGTCTTCGACGAGCAGTGCGAGCGGTACGACCGCGACCCCGCCGACGTGAGCCGGAGCGTCATGATCGGGTTCGGGAAGGTGCGGCTGACCTCCGACGTGGGCAGCTATCTCGACACCGTCGAGCGGGCCGAGGCCGGAGGCTTCGACGAGCTGATCGTCTACGGGCCCGACTCGCCCTCGGGCATGGGCTCCGACCCGCGCGTGCACGAGCAGGCCCTCGCGCGCCTGCGCTGA
- a CDS encoding sensor histidine kinase — MSTATASPPSVASPLRVLGATAQLVTMGVIGPAVFTVLATFLGLGLGLLPILGVGLLFLLGFIYLIFALGWFEAARIDGLYGFGIPPHRPRTSGRPGFGGFMKTLWLQLIDPAAWRGVANAAIATVLGWIVLSMLGLMSSGVVLAFSPLFARSAGIPLSGTGLEVPVAWAVPVGILAALLGAAATVGLAILHGVIGRAIMVPSREAQLAAAAQASNAQRAGAVRAADVERTRIERDLHDGVQPRLVSVGMTLGLAQQKIDSDPEAAKELIGEAHTSTKAAITELRQLARGIHASVLDDRGLDAALSALAGRSVIPVHLDVRLDGRCSRDAEAAAYFAIAESLTNAAKHSRATECRVVVRLRDTGMLWARVEDNGVGGARILPGGGLDGIVNRIAAAGGEARIDSPAGGPTSLEVSVPCAS, encoded by the coding sequence ATGTCCACAGCAACTGCTTCCCCGCCCTCGGTGGCCTCGCCGCTCCGTGTCCTCGGCGCCACCGCGCAGCTGGTCACGATGGGCGTCATCGGGCCCGCCGTCTTCACGGTCCTCGCGACCTTCCTCGGCCTCGGACTCGGCCTTCTGCCGATCCTCGGCGTCGGCCTCCTGTTCCTCCTCGGCTTCATCTACCTGATCTTCGCGCTCGGCTGGTTCGAGGCCGCCCGCATCGACGGTCTCTACGGCTTCGGCATCCCGCCCCACCGGCCGCGCACGAGCGGCCGGCCCGGCTTCGGCGGCTTCATGAAGACCCTGTGGCTGCAGCTGATCGACCCGGCCGCGTGGCGCGGCGTCGCGAACGCGGCCATCGCCACCGTGCTCGGGTGGATCGTGCTGAGCATGCTCGGGCTGATGTCGTCCGGCGTCGTCCTGGCCTTCTCGCCCCTGTTCGCACGCAGCGCCGGCATCCCCCTCTCAGGCACCGGCCTCGAGGTCCCGGTCGCGTGGGCGGTGCCCGTCGGCATCCTCGCGGCGCTGCTCGGGGCCGCCGCGACCGTGGGTCTCGCCATCCTGCACGGCGTCATCGGCCGAGCGATCATGGTCCCCTCGCGCGAAGCGCAGCTGGCCGCCGCCGCGCAGGCGTCGAACGCCCAGCGCGCCGGCGCCGTCCGCGCCGCCGACGTCGAGCGCACGCGCATCGAGCGCGACCTCCACGACGGCGTGCAGCCCCGCCTGGTCTCCGTCGGCATGACGCTCGGCCTCGCGCAGCAGAAGATCGACAGCGACCCCGAAGCGGCCAAGGAGCTCATCGGCGAGGCGCACACGTCGACGAAGGCGGCGATCACCGAGCTGCGGCAGCTCGCCCGCGGCATCCACGCCTCGGTCCTCGACGACCGCGGCCTCGACGCCGCCCTGTCGGCGCTCGCCGGGCGCTCGGTCATCCCCGTGCACCTGGACGTGCGCCTGGACGGCCGCTGCAGTCGCGATGCCGAGGCGGCCGCCTACTTCGCGATCGCCGAGTCGCTGACCAACGCCGCCAAGCACTCCCGCGCCACCGAATGCCGGGTCGTCGTGCGACTGCGCGACACCGGGATGCTGTGGGCCCGCGTCGAGGACAACGGCGTCGGAGGCGCCCGCATCCTTCCGGGCGGCGGCCTCGACGGCATCGTCAACCGCATCGCCGCCGCCGGCGGTGAAGCCCGCATCGACTCTCCCGCCGGAGGGCCGACCAGCCTGGAGGTGAGCGTGCCATGCGCATCCTGA
- a CDS encoding response regulator — translation MRILICEDSALLREGLVRLLEDAGHDVVAALPDATHLTETVDAEAPELCILDVRLPPTWTDEGIRAALELRARLPKLAVLVLSQYVEERYAADLIAASDGALGYLLKDRVADVADFLEAVGRIGEGATVLDPEVVAQLLSRRRKDERMQRLTDRESSVLALIAEGRSNAAIAKTLHVSEGSVEKHITAVFQKLDLEQDDSGNRRVLAALAHLEAGGTLPPQTPGGTAPQTGTNR, via the coding sequence ATGCGCATCCTGATCTGCGAGGACTCCGCACTCCTGCGCGAGGGTCTCGTGCGACTGCTCGAAGACGCCGGCCACGACGTGGTCGCGGCCCTCCCCGACGCGACGCACCTCACCGAGACCGTCGACGCCGAGGCGCCCGAGCTGTGCATCCTCGATGTGCGACTGCCGCCCACCTGGACCGACGAGGGGATCCGCGCGGCGCTCGAGCTGCGGGCCCGCCTGCCGAAGCTCGCGGTGCTCGTCCTCTCGCAGTACGTCGAGGAGCGGTACGCAGCCGACCTCATCGCCGCCAGCGACGGGGCCCTCGGCTACCTGCTGAAGGACCGCGTCGCCGACGTCGCCGACTTCCTCGAGGCGGTCGGGCGCATCGGCGAGGGCGCCACAGTCCTCGACCCCGAGGTGGTCGCCCAGCTGCTCAGCCGTCGCCGCAAGGACGAGCGGATGCAGCGCCTCACCGACCGCGAGTCCTCGGTCCTGGCCCTGATTGCGGAGGGCCGCTCCAACGCCGCGATCGCCAAGACGCTGCATGTGTCGGAGGGCAGCGTCGAGAAGCACATCACCGCGGTCTTCCAGAAGCTCGATCTCGAGCAGGACGACTCCGGCAACCGGCGGGTGCTCGCAGCCCTCGCCCACCTCGAAGCAGGCGGCACCCTGCCGCCCCAGACGCCAGGCGGCACCGCGCCGCAGACGGGAACGAACCGATGA
- the cofE gene encoding coenzyme F420-0:L-glutamate ligase codes for MLQVWALPGIGEISPGDDLADVIGDAVSGFAASEPSSAPRDGDILVVTSKVVSKAEGRMLRADDREDAITAETVRVVATRPGPNGGVTRIVQNRLGIVSAAAGVDASNTPDGTVLLLPEDPDASARVLAERLRQRFGVDLGVIVTDTLGRAWRDGQTDHAIGAAGVHVFEDLRGGTDAEGRPLVVTLPCVADELAAAGDLVKGKAARLPVAVVRGRGDLVGPLELPGARSIVRSLDRDMFRLGTDEAYAEGFAAGRAAGADESAGS; via the coding sequence ATGCTCCAGGTCTGGGCTCTGCCGGGGATCGGCGAGATCTCGCCCGGCGACGACCTCGCCGACGTGATCGGCGACGCGGTGTCCGGGTTCGCGGCGTCCGAGCCGTCGAGCGCACCGCGGGACGGCGACATCCTCGTCGTCACCTCGAAGGTCGTGTCGAAGGCCGAGGGGCGGATGCTGCGCGCCGACGACCGCGAAGACGCCATCACGGCCGAGACCGTCCGCGTGGTCGCCACGCGACCGGGCCCGAACGGCGGCGTGACGCGCATCGTGCAGAACCGGCTCGGCATCGTGTCGGCTGCCGCCGGAGTCGACGCGTCCAACACGCCCGACGGCACCGTGTTGCTGCTGCCCGAGGACCCCGACGCCTCGGCGCGGGTGCTCGCGGAGCGCCTGCGGCAGCGCTTCGGCGTCGACCTCGGCGTGATCGTCACCGACACCCTCGGGCGCGCGTGGCGCGACGGCCAGACCGACCATGCGATCGGCGCCGCCGGCGTCCACGTCTTCGAGGACCTGCGGGGCGGAACGGATGCCGAGGGCCGCCCGCTCGTCGTGACGCTCCCCTGCGTCGCCGACGAGCTCGCGGCGGCGGGCGACCTCGTCAAGGGCAAGGCGGCCCGCCTGCCGGTCGCTGTCGTCCGCGGCCGCGGCGACCTCGTCGGACCGCTGGAGCTGCCGGGCGCCCGCTCGATCGTGCGGTCGCTCGACCGCGACATGTTCCGCCTCGGCACCGACGAGGCGTATGCCGAGGGCTTCGCCGCCGGCCGCGCGGCCGGAGCCGACGAGTCCGCGGGTTCCTGA
- a CDS encoding GNAT family N-acetyltransferase — protein sequence MGAELQTDIVVRPVRDVDAEALGRVHAKSWHETYDHLISKAALEKVSPLRLAELWTHWAVQGPDFKMYAALVDHEIVGFAGSGPARDRDAPRNRELYFIYLLDQFHGTGIGQRLFDAVVEEDEPLYLWVAEDNPRAHRFYARNGFALDGAQHTEPFLGETLTEVRFVR from the coding sequence ATGGGAGCTGAACTCCAGACCGACATCGTCGTCCGTCCGGTTCGCGACGTGGACGCCGAGGCCCTCGGGCGCGTGCACGCCAAGAGCTGGCACGAGACCTACGACCACCTCATCAGCAAGGCCGCGCTCGAGAAGGTGTCGCCGCTGCGGCTCGCCGAACTGTGGACCCACTGGGCCGTCCAGGGCCCCGACTTCAAGATGTACGCCGCCCTCGTCGACCACGAGATCGTCGGCTTCGCCGGCTCGGGCCCCGCCCGCGACCGTGACGCCCCGCGCAACCGCGAGCTGTACTTCATCTACCTGCTCGACCAGTTCCACGGCACCGGCATCGGCCAGAGGCTGTTCGACGCGGTCGTCGAGGAGGACGAGCCGCTCTACCTGTGGGTGGCCGAGGACAACCCCCGCGCGCACCGGTTCTACGCGCGCAACGGATTCGCCCTCGACGGCGCCCAGCACACCGAGCCCTTCCTCGGTGAGACGCTCACCGAGGTCCGGTTCGTCCGCTGA
- a CDS encoding acyl-CoA thioesterase: MNVMWRTLIVLLRARLRLRRDGLLPPQSVGTIRLTTLPTDIDFLGHMNNGRYASLFDLGRFDLLIRTGIWDAFAQRRWYAVVASSTITFRKSLGLWQRFEIESRLMGHDDKSVYLMHRAVVDGEVYTEMIVRARFLKRSGGIVTHEELFEAVGRPDDLPEIDPWVHDWAAASALPSTKAPAPSVWS, translated from the coding sequence GTGAACGTGATGTGGCGGACCCTGATCGTGCTTCTCCGTGCGCGCCTGCGCCTGCGCCGTGATGGCCTCCTCCCGCCGCAGAGCGTCGGCACCATCCGGCTGACGACGCTGCCGACCGACATCGACTTCCTCGGCCACATGAACAACGGCCGCTACGCGTCGCTGTTCGACCTGGGGCGCTTCGATCTGCTCATCCGCACCGGGATCTGGGATGCCTTCGCCCAGCGTCGCTGGTATGCGGTCGTGGCGAGCTCCACCATCACGTTCCGCAAATCCCTCGGGCTGTGGCAGCGGTTCGAGATCGAGTCTCGCCTCATGGGGCACGACGACAAGTCGGTCTATCTGATGCATCGCGCCGTCGTGGACGGCGAGGTCTACACCGAGATGATCGTCCGCGCGCGGTTCCTCAAGCGGTCGGGCGGCATCGTCACCCACGAGGAGCTGTTCGAGGCGGTGGGCCGCCCCGACGATCTGCCTGAGATCGACCCGTGGGTGCACGATTGGGCCGCGGCATCCGCTCTGCCCTCCACGAAGGCGCCGGCTCCGAGCGTCTGGAGCTGA